CATTTGCGATCCGCGTCTTCTTGCTGGTGCCGCACTTCCTGAAGAAGCGTTTCTTTCGTTGCAACAGAAAAGGTACGCAATCCTTCCGAAAGACCTGTCCCCAAATATTTCACATAGGCTTCCTTCCTGACCCAGATCTCGTAAAAGCCCGAAAGGCCATTTTGAAGTACATATTGATATTCTTCCTCGGTAAAGAAGCGTGCTGCAATTCCTTCAAAGTTTTTTCTGTGGCGGATGACTTCCAAGTCAAAGCCCACTTCTTCCTCTGCCATCAGACAGCTCCACCAGTTTCCAGAATGACTGACAGAAAAAAAGATATCGTTGCGCCCTTCAAAATAGGGTTTGCCCCTGGAGTCCCGCAAAACAGTGATTTTTTCCCGTTCAGCCGATGCTAGAACAAGCCCTGCCCTGCAAATGAAATCCTTAAGGGCCAGAACAGCCATATGATTACTATATTCCGTGGAAGGGAAACGGTTTTCAGTATTTTCCGTATCTTTATTTGTTTCATCGATAGGATACAAGTACAAATGCATGTTCTACCTCTTATGATCTGATGTTATTAGAATGAATCATACAAAATTAGGAATGATTCAATATCCCCTAATTATACACGGATTTCCTCTTATTTTACAGTACATTTCAATATTATGCCACGTTCAACCAAAAGAAAAAGAGCTGTTTCCCCTCGCGCTATGAGAGAAACAGCTCCACTATTCAATTTAATACTATTCTCAATTAATTGGATAGACAACTACGTTGTCTATCCGCGGCGTTGCCGTTTTGCCGCAGCTTTAGCTGCAATGGCAAAACGGACAGCGTAGGGAGCTTCGCTCCCATAGGAGGCAAAGCCGTTGCCGAGGAAAACAGTATCGTATTGTTTTCAAATAATTCTATGTTTTATTTGAAAACAGTATAAGAGATTATGAGGCATTTATGCACTTTTTTCAAGGCGATCACCGCTGATGCTCTGTGCTCTGATGGATTCTTCCGAAGGAACCCACAAAGTTCCTTTCTTCTCCTTGTATTTACCTACAATCCAAAGGATAAAGAACATTGGCACACCAAGAACTGCTGTAAGCCGTGCAGTGTCATCAAAGAACTGAGCGATGATGACGATGATGCACAGAATTGCCGCGATATAGCTGCCCACTGGATAGAAAGGAGCTTTGAACTTCAAATTCGTAAGGTCGAAGCCTCTTTTCACAAGCTGCTTTCTGAAGTTGATATGGCTCACACAGATGCCGATCCAGGCAAATAGTACCGTGATAGCACTTGCAGATACCAGTAGGACATAAACCTTGTCCGGGCTGATAAACTTGCTCAGGAATGCTGCGCCGCCCATACATCCCGTAAGGATAAGTGCAGGCACCGGGACGCCTCTCTTATTGACGTTTGCGAAGATCTTCGGTGCTTTTCCCTCCTTAGCCATAGCAAATACCATTCGGCTGGATGCGTATAAACCTGCATTGGCACAGGACAGCGTTGAGGTCAGTACAACAAAGTTCATTAACGTTGCCGCTGCAGGAATGCCAATCTTTGAAAACACAAGAGTGAATGGACTGATTTCCACGGTTCCCTCTTGCCACGGAATTAACGCTGCAACCATGAAGGTTGAACCTATATAAAAGATTGCAATACGAACGAACACTGTCTTGACTGCTTTGGGGATCGTCTTTTCTGGATTTTCACCTTCTCCGGCTGCAATTCCAACAATTTCAGTACCTAGGTAGCAAAATACTGCTGTAAAGGAAACAACCAGTGCTGCGCTGATTCCTTTGGGGAACAGTCCGCCTTCAGAGCCCACAAAGTTTGAGAATCCAATTGGGCCTTCTCCTCCCATTACGCCGGTCATCATTCCAATGCCAACAATCAGAAAGGACACAACTGCGATAACTTTGATGGATGCAAACCAAAATTCCGCTTCTCCATAAGCTTTTGCAGACATCAAATTCAGCCCCAGAACAATAACAACAAAAATGATACTCCAAATCCAGCTCGGGACATCGGGGAACCAGTATTTCATAATGAGTGCCGAAGCTACGACTTCAATTCCTACAACCACAGCCCAACTGAACCAGTAACACCAACCAATGGAAAATCCAAAAGAGGGGCTGACATACAGGCTACTGTATGTTTGAAAGGAACCTGCACATGGCAGATAGGTCGCCATTTCTCCGAGACTCATAATGATAAAATAGATCATTACTGCCACGAACAGATAGGCGGCAACAAGACCGCCGGGTCCTGCTTGATTTAATGCATAACCGGTAGACAGAAACAATGCTGTTCCAATCGATCCGCCGATGGCAATCATGGTCAGGTGCCTCTGCTTCAAGTTTCGTTTCAACTGACCCTGACCAACTTGCTTTTCTTCCATCCTATTATCCTCCTGAAAAATTAAGATATTGATTACGCCTCTTTTATAGAGCAAGAACTTTGCCATAATATTTCATGAGAATAAAAATGTCGTAATACTTTTTCAGAATTCACAGAAAGCTTTGAAAAATCAAAAGGATTGGACCAGTGAAAAAGCAGGATATC
This genomic window from Clostridiales bacterium contains:
- a CDS encoding 4'-phosphopantetheinyl transferase superfamily protein; amino-acid sequence: MHLYLYPIDETNKDTENTENRFPSTEYSNHMAVLALKDFICRAGLVLASAEREKITVLRDSRGKPYFEGRNDIFFSVSHSGNWWSCLMAEEEVGFDLEVIRHRKNFEGIAARFFTEEEYQYVLQNGLSGFYEIWVRKEAYVKYLGTGLSEGLRTFSVATKETLLQEVRHQQEDADRKCSYIIGFNEISSEIKAAYCCKSGNAISQTIILAPDQRP
- a CDS encoding amino acid permease, giving the protein MAKFLLYKRGVINILIFQEDNRMEEKQVGQGQLKRNLKQRHLTMIAIGGSIGTALFLSTGYALNQAGPGGLVAAYLFVAVMIYFIIMSLGEMATYLPCAGSFQTYSSLYVSPSFGFSIGWCYWFSWAVVVGIEVVASALIMKYWFPDVPSWIWSIIFVVIVLGLNLMSAKAYGEAEFWFASIKVIAVVSFLIVGIGMMTGVMGGEGPIGFSNFVGSEGGLFPKGISAALVVSFTAVFCYLGTEIVGIAAGEGENPEKTIPKAVKTVFVRIAIFYIGSTFMVAALIPWQEGTVEISPFTLVFSKIGIPAAATLMNFVVLTSTLSCANAGLYASSRMVFAMAKEGKAPKIFANVNKRGVPVPALILTGCMGGAAFLSKFISPDKVYVLLVSASAITVLFAWIGICVSHINFRKQLVKRGFDLTNLKFKAPFYPVGSYIAAILCIIVIIAQFFDDTARLTAVLGVPMFFILWIVGKYKEKKGTLWVPSEESIRAQSISGDRLEKSA